The Cryptococcus deuterogattii R265 chromosome 3, complete sequence genome has a segment encoding these proteins:
- a CDS encoding WD-repeat protein 21A, giving the protein MSGGPLGNLPGMTYDPLKNRYFPTPKGPPQNDQPPPNLYASTSLSKKGRPEMVLGFLDCQPQRKRQRPDIYDSLVSGPGRKLVKGRGRMGVGMGKRSQRGEEAILSKLQLDAEHHSCGCHGETITSYKSFGEEAYLATTDHGKLVMHGSEGETVVFYICPQVLMGVHFDIMRLTLIAISGGADPHVHLFKRDPQMLDHIFMSHSELNLSGGDMYEVSSFDDRCTIGSHKSLTTINYTSSFTTSNRRLPSDALAVHQYSRDLVFAGQRSGLVTCEDLRVKPKSPVVVGGTRGRKAVVNVKRVQDGAVPWGLVVSGMGDELLLYDVRFSDKPLHTFQGHINNYQTQVSTALSPSGTHLFASGSDNRIRAYSLLTGSPLTPWPEDEYHQLEENPLVKKFEDKISALTVRDDLGLDVVVKGQLLRFAK; this is encoded by the exons ATGTCAGGAGGCCCTCTAGGAAATCTTCCGGGCATGACCTACGATCCCCTCAAGAACAGATATTTCCCAACCCCGAAAGGCCCACCACAGAACGATCAGCCTCCACCAAATCTTTATGCCTCCACTTCGCTCTCCAAGAAGGGCCGTCCAGAGATGGTCTTGGGGTTTTTAGACTGCCAGCCGCAAAGAAAACGACAGAGGCCGGATATTTACGACAGCTTAGTATCTGGTCCTGGAAGGAAATTGGTTAAAGGTAGGGGGAGGATGGGAGTAGGGATGGGAAAACGAAGTCAAAG aggagaagaagccatACTCAGTAAGCTGCAACTAGACGCAGAGCATCATTCCTGTGGCTGCCATGGAGAAACAATCACATCTTACAAA tcttttggagaagaagcgtaTTTAGCAACGACGGATCATGGCAAATTGGTCATGCACGGCTCAGAGGGCGAGACTGTGGTGTTTTATATCTGTCCTCAAGTG CTCATGGGGGTGCATTTCGATATCATGCGACTGACTTTAAT AGCCATTTCAGGTGGTGCAGACCCGCATGTCCACCTATTCAAGAGAGATCCTCAAATGTTGGATCATATATTTATGAGCCACTCTGAACTTAATCTTAGTGGAGGTGATATGTATGAAGTATCTTCATTCGATGATCGGTGTACTATTG GTAGCCACAAGTCCCTAACGACAATCAACTAcacatcctccttcaccacctcAAACCGCCGTTTGCCGTCTGATGCTCTCGCAGTTCATCAGTACTCTCGCGACCTTGTATTCGCCGGCCAGCGTTCAGGCTTGGTCACTTGTGAAGATCTGAGAGTCAAGCCGAAGAGTCCTGTGGTCGTGGGTGGGacgagagggaggaaggcggtCGTGAATGTGAAAAGGGTGCAGGATGGGGCTGTTCCTTGGGGACTAGTCGTCAgtgggatgggagatgag TTGCTCCTGTACGATGTGAGATTTAGTGATAAGCCATTGCACACTTTTCAGGGCCACATCAACAATTATCAAACACAAGTT AGCACGGCCCTCTCGCCCTCCGGCACCCACCTTTTCGCCTCGGGTTCTGATAATCGTATCCGCGCTTACTCCCTCTTAACCGGCTCGCCCCTAACCCCTTGGCCAGAGGACGAATATCATCAGCTAGAGGAAAATCCGTTGGTGAAGAAATTTGAGGATAAGATTTCAGCGTTGACTGTGAGGGATGATTTGGGTTTGGATGTCGTGGTCAAGGGCCAGCTTTTGAGGTTTGCCAAATGA
- a CDS encoding acetyl-CoA acyltransferase yields MTSAIQNITNSIPSLGRARLLINSSDDVVIVSAVRTPIAKAKKGGFKNCCPEDLLAAVFTEAVKRGKVNPSQIQDIAVGNVLPPGGGANVARMAQLYAGIPYTTPINTVNRQCSSGLTAVVQIANEIKAGEIDIGIGKYFDLPWHNWMLTLHAGAGVEHMTAHYGAGVLPEKMSEEVLSNPEAADCLTPMGITSENVAKQYNISRDVQDTFAANSFGKAAAAQKAGKFKEEIVPVKVRWTDPKTNEEKEIIVDSDEGIREGVTAESLAKLKPAFAKDGSTHAGNASQVSDGAAAVILARRSVAQKLGLPILGKFVISAVVGVPPKLMGIGPAFAIPKVLEKAGISKDDVDFFEINEAFASQAVMSIQHLHIPFEIVNPVGGAIAIGHPLGCTGARQIATAFSEAKREKKKIFVTSMCIGSGMGMAAVFVNEQ; encoded by the exons ATGACCTCTGCTATCCAGAACATCACAAACTCCATTCCCTCTCTCGGTAGGGCGAGGCTTTTGATTAACTCTTCCGACGACGTTGTCATTGTCAGCGCTGTCAGAACCCCTATCGCCAAG gcaaagaagggaggTTTCAAAAATTGCTGTCCTGAAGACCTGCTCGCCGCTGTCTTTACTGAAGCGGTGAAACGAGGTAAAGTCAATCCATCACAAATTCA AGACATTGCCGTGGGAAATGTGCTGCCTCCTGGCGGAGGCGCTAATGTAGCTAGAATGGCACAGCTATACGCAGGGATCCCCTACAC CACTCCCATCAATACCGTTAACAGACAATGTTCGTCCGGTTTGACGGCTGTTGTTCAA ATTGCCAACGAAATCAAGGCTGGAGAGATTGACATTGGTATCGGCAAGTACTTTGACCTTCCTTGGCATAATTGGATGCTGACATTACATGCAGGCGCCGGTGTTGAACACATGACCGCTCACTACGGTGCTGGCGTTCTCCCTGAGAAGATGTCTGAAGAAGTTCTCTCCAACCCGGAGGCAGCAGACTGCCTCACTCCCATGGGCATCACCTCTGAGAATGTTGCTAAGCAATATAACATTTCCCGAGACGTACAGGATACCTTTGCTGCCAACAGTTTTGGCAAGGCTGCTGCGGCTCAGAAAGCTGGTAAattcaaggaagaaattgtCCCCGTCAAG GTGCGATGGACTGATCCTAAGACCaacgaggaaaaagaaatcatTGTCGACTCTGATGAAGGCATCCGAGAAGGCGTGACCGCAGAGTCTCTTGCCAAGCTCAAACCTGCATTCGCCAAGGATGGCAGTACTCATGCAGGCAATGCGTCTCAGGTGTCCGATGGCGCAGCTGCTGTCATTCTGGCCAGGCGTTCGGTCGCTCAAAAGTTGGGATTGCCAATTTTGGGCAAGTTTGTCATCTCTGCCGTTGTCGGTGTACCTCCTAAACTCATGGG TATTGGCCCCGCGTTTGCTATCCCCAAGGTCCTTGAGAAGGCTGGCATATCcaaggatgatgtggaCTTTTTCGAGATTAACGAG GCCTTCGCGTCTCAAGCAGTCATGTCCATCCAACATCTTCACATTCCTTTCGAAATTGTCAATCCCGTCGGTGGTGCCATCGCCATTGGTCACCCCTTGGGCTGCACTGGCGCGAGACAAATCGCCACAGCATTTTCTGAGGCCAAACgtgaaaagaagaagattttTGTGACGAGCATGTGTATTGGGAGCGGTATG GGTATGGCTGCTGTCTTTGTTAACGAGCAATAA